From Fibrobacter sp., a single genomic window includes:
- a CDS encoding HU family DNA-binding protein, whose translation MNKQDLIEAILANKEAGIESKAAAGRAVDAVLDGISAGIKKDGLVQLIGFGTFQVKERAARTGRNPQTGATIKIKASKTVSFKVGAALKATAAAKKAAKKSK comes from the coding sequence ATGAATAAGCAAGATCTCATTGAAGCAATCCTCGCCAACAAGGAAGCTGGCATCGAATCCAAGGCTGCTGCTGGCCGCGCTGTTGACGCTGTGCTCGACGGTATCTCCGCTGGTATCAAGAAGGATGGTCTCGTTCAGTTGATCGGTTTCGGTACTTTCCAGGTTAAGGAACGTGCTGCACGTACCGGTCGCAATCCGCAGACTGGCGCTACCATCAAGATCAAGGCTTCCAAGACTGTTTCCTTCAAGGTTGGCGCTGCTCTCAAGGCTACCGCTGCTGCTAAGAAGGCTGCTAAGAAGAGCAAGTAA
- a CDS encoding AI-2E family transporter — translation MSRIWTMDRIMRYIIVVLGIGAVLWALNYLSGVLFPFFAAFLVAYIMDPLVCKLQGKVKHRIVAVLLVLLAMILVVGGALALFVPMVVSEVRHLGELIPRLFSDSVWVERISSFVPKDIWQSVKSVVSWDKIAVAMRSLDFWDSVQSVAGKVLPSAWGILSKTSSVLAWLSGAAIIFMYLIFIMLDMPKLRRGMLDLIPNRYKKSSSEFGKEMDRFMGNYFRAQSLVALSVGILYSIGFSIIGLPMGVAFGLFSGALNMVPYLQLTTIPVALLLAVVYALESGMPFWEVALIVLAVYAIVQVLQDMVLVPKIVGSSMDLPPVGILLSLSIWGKLLGFLGLVVAIPFTCLCLVYLKKIQRKADSLTASEDEPAPKA, via the coding sequence ATGAGTAGAATATGGACCATGGACCGCATTATGCGGTACATCATCGTGGTGCTTGGTATTGGCGCTGTACTGTGGGCGCTGAACTACCTGAGCGGTGTTTTGTTTCCGTTCTTTGCAGCATTCCTTGTGGCCTACATTATGGACCCGCTGGTATGCAAGTTGCAGGGCAAGGTGAAACATCGCATTGTTGCTGTGTTGCTTGTCTTGCTTGCCATGATTCTTGTGGTCGGTGGTGCTCTTGCTTTGTTTGTTCCTATGGTGGTTTCCGAAGTGCGACACCTGGGTGAACTGATTCCGCGCTTGTTCAGCGATTCTGTCTGGGTTGAAAGAATTTCTTCCTTTGTTCCTAAGGATATTTGGCAGTCCGTAAAATCTGTGGTTTCCTGGGATAAGATTGCGGTGGCTATGCGAAGCCTTGATTTCTGGGACTCCGTGCAGTCTGTTGCCGGCAAGGTTCTTCCTAGTGCCTGGGGAATTCTTTCTAAGACTTCCAGTGTGCTGGCCTGGCTGTCCGGTGCGGCGATTATCTTCATGTATCTCATCTTCATCATGCTGGACATGCCCAAGCTTCGTCGCGGCATGCTAGACCTGATTCCCAACAGGTACAAGAAAAGTTCCTCTGAGTTCGGCAAGGAAATGGATCGCTTTATGGGCAACTATTTCCGTGCGCAGTCCCTGGTTGCATTAAGCGTTGGAATTCTTTATTCCATTGGCTTCAGCATTATCGGACTGCCTATGGGGGTTGCCTTCGGTTTATTCTCCGGCGCGTTGAACATGGTTCCCTACTTGCAGCTGACGACTATTCCCGTAGCGCTGTTGCTTGCGGTTGTTTACGCCTTGGAATCTGGTATGCCTTTCTGGGAAGTTGCCCTGATTGTGCTTGCTGTCTATGCCATTGTCCAGGTTTTGCAGGACATGGTCCTGGTGCCTAAGATTGTAGGGTCTTCTATGGACTTGCCTCCTGTGGGAATTCTTCTTTCCCTTTCAATCTGGGGCAAACTTCTTGGTTTTCTTGGCCTGGTTGTGGCGATTCCCTTTACCTGTCTTTGCCTTGTGTACTTGAAGAAGATCCAGCGGAAAGCTGATAGTTTAACGGCTAGCGAGGACGAACCGGCCCCCAAGGCTTGA
- a CDS encoding helix-turn-helix domain-containing protein, with protein MKKIAVVTIVFLLLLATWSFILCRYRYNEQVLFPAGAFEVYALTDNSAGGFSTCELSRTDSSITADINIRSGMAYPYAGVGFNLMSVNNRPAVNFYDFARFDSLVIEVETGRMRNISVRLLNNDPVYSKANTYLSYRPLVASTAVGTFSKPTKLGLLDFKVPEWWLSAQGLENDDGLRYMDRGVILEVFNGEGTLRGIPDQIELRSIKLFGINRNFVNLMIVVLALMVIVFVVAIAYFYRTNPKRIAHKKESLAQLEKQMAPAAEMLLNSDRSVAEIALAVGEKSSSQFEKKFAKVFGVKPLEYRSRK; from the coding sequence GTGAAAAAGATTGCTGTTGTAACGATTGTTTTCTTACTGTTGCTTGCTACATGGAGCTTTATCCTTTGCAGGTATCGCTACAACGAGCAGGTCCTTTTTCCGGCGGGTGCCTTTGAAGTCTATGCCCTCACGGATAACTCCGCCGGCGGATTTTCCACCTGTGAACTATCTCGGACGGATTCCTCCATTACGGCGGATATCAACATCCGTTCTGGCATGGCGTATCCGTATGCTGGCGTTGGTTTCAACCTGATGTCGGTGAATAATCGACCCGCGGTAAATTTCTACGACTTTGCCCGATTTGATTCGCTAGTAATTGAGGTAGAGACGGGGAGAATGCGGAATATTTCTGTTCGTCTCTTGAACAACGACCCGGTGTACAGTAAGGCGAATACGTACCTGAGCTATCGACCGCTGGTTGCGTCTACTGCGGTGGGCACGTTCAGTAAACCGACGAAGCTTGGCCTGCTTGATTTCAAGGTTCCTGAATGGTGGCTGTCTGCTCAAGGCCTTGAAAACGACGACGGCCTAAGGTACATGGATCGCGGCGTTATCCTTGAGGTGTTCAATGGGGAAGGAACCCTGCGCGGAATTCCGGACCAGATTGAACTTCGCTCCATTAAGTTGTTTGGTATAAATCGGAACTTCGTGAATTTGATGATCGTTGTTCTTGCCTTGATGGTGATTGTCTTTGTGGTGGCCATCGCCTATTTTTACCGGACGAATCCTAAGCGGATCGCTCACAAGAAAGAGTCTCTTGCGCAGCTTGAAAAACAGATGGCTCCCGCGGCAGAAATGCTTTTGAATTCGGACCGTTCCGTGGCGGAAATCGCGCTTGCCGTTGGTGAAAAGAGTTCTAGCCAGTTTGAGAAAAAGTTTGCAAAGGTGTTCGGTGTTAAACCCTTGGAATACAGGAGCCGCAAATGA
- a CDS encoding tetratricopeptide repeat protein: MAKVVQINAENFETEVVQASQDRAVAVLFSSAEYPDCAPYSQLVGQFSTSLDFTLGVVSCDDRENMQLIQAFRVRSVPEIHMVDKGQIADVIAGVLPESELKKRLEKFYVSDEAKMANALEEAIASKNYDEALPMLNEALQKTPDDKKLLLLWAKASLGMGDTEKAKEILKKFNEADDQYKEAKSLLELLDFHAEAAKKDVQGKEAIVFHEACCMAAAEDFESALQAFLNLYVEAPEWNDSAAKKAMLTLFGVLGPKHELTWKYRAKLNTIMFI, encoded by the coding sequence ATGGCAAAAGTAGTTCAGATTAACGCAGAAAATTTTGAAACCGAAGTGGTGCAGGCCTCCCAGGACCGCGCCGTTGCAGTCCTCTTCTCCTCGGCAGAATATCCCGATTGTGCCCCATACTCCCAGCTGGTGGGCCAGTTCAGCACAAGTCTGGATTTCACCCTGGGCGTTGTCAGTTGCGATGACCGCGAAAACATGCAGCTGATCCAGGCCTTCCGCGTACGTTCCGTTCCCGAAATCCACATGGTGGACAAGGGCCAGATTGCAGACGTTATCGCAGGCGTTCTACCCGAAAGCGAACTGAAGAAGCGCCTGGAAAAGTTCTACGTCAGTGACGAAGCCAAGATGGCTAACGCCCTGGAAGAAGCCATCGCAAGCAAGAACTACGACGAGGCCCTGCCCATGCTCAACGAAGCCTTGCAGAAGACTCCCGACGACAAGAAGCTTTTGCTCCTGTGGGCCAAGGCAAGTCTCGGCATGGGCGATACCGAAAAGGCAAAAGAAATTCTCAAGAAGTTCAACGAAGCCGACGACCAGTATAAGGAAGCCAAGTCCCTGCTGGAACTTCTGGATTTCCATGCCGAAGCCGCCAAGAAGGACGTTCAGGGCAAGGAAGCCATCGTATTCCACGAAGCCTGCTGCATGGCCGCCGCCGAAGATTTCGAAAGTGCCCTCCAGGCCTTCCTTAATTTGTACGTAGAAGCTCCGGAATGGAACGACAGTGCAGCAAAGAAGGCTATGCTCACGCTATTCGGCGTTCTGGGTCCCAAGCACGAACTGACTTGGAAGTACCGAGCCAAGCTGAACACGATCATGTTCATCTAG
- the dusA gene encoding tRNA dihydrouridine(20/20a) synthase DusA — MNIDFNRRLSIAPMLDCTDRHERYFLRLISKHTLLYSEMVVTHALLHANPEMFLGHEEFEYPAVLQLGGSNPADLAKCSKMVEAAGFQEVNLNCGCPSDRVQSGSFGACLMKDKNLVADCFKAMQDAVSIPVSIKCRIGVDEFDSWEFFRDFVQTIADAGCKYFIIHARKAWLKGLSPKENREVPPLHYEFVHKLKAEMPQLNIAINGGIRSMDQMLAHLNGDPTSAGTGVALDGVMVGREAYENPWFLHDADERVFGDAAEPRYRSRKEVLEAYLPYVEKQYAEGCPATILVRHLYGLFAGMPGARKYRQMLSEGAPRAREYGGPAELIRKAMELVVEE, encoded by the coding sequence ATGAATATTGATTTCAACCGCAGATTGTCTATCGCCCCGATGCTGGATTGCACCGACCGCCACGAACGCTATTTTCTGCGTTTGATTTCCAAGCATACCTTGCTGTACAGCGAAATGGTGGTGACCCATGCGTTGCTCCACGCTAATCCCGAAATGTTCTTGGGTCACGAGGAATTTGAATATCCTGCCGTGCTGCAGCTGGGAGGAAGCAACCCTGCCGACTTGGCAAAGTGCAGCAAGATGGTGGAAGCCGCAGGTTTCCAGGAAGTGAACCTGAATTGCGGCTGCCCCTCGGACCGCGTGCAGAGCGGAAGTTTCGGCGCCTGCCTCATGAAGGACAAGAACCTGGTGGCCGACTGCTTCAAGGCCATGCAGGATGCCGTAAGCATTCCCGTTTCCATCAAGTGCCGCATCGGCGTAGACGAGTTCGACAGCTGGGAGTTTTTCCGCGATTTTGTACAAACTATCGCTGACGCCGGCTGCAAGTACTTTATTATTCACGCCCGCAAGGCCTGGCTGAAAGGTTTAAGCCCCAAGGAGAACCGCGAAGTTCCTCCCCTGCATTATGAATTTGTTCATAAGCTGAAGGCTGAAATGCCCCAGCTGAATATTGCCATCAACGGCGGCATCCGCAGTATGGACCAGATGCTCGCCCACTTAAACGGCGACCCCACTTCTGCTGGAACGGGTGTGGCGCTGGACGGCGTGATGGTGGGCCGCGAAGCCTACGAAAATCCCTGGTTCCTGCACGACGCCGACGAACGAGTTTTCGGAGATGCCGCAGAGCCCCGTTACAGGAGTCGCAAGGAAGTTTTGGAAGCCTACCTCCCCTACGTAGAAAAGCAATATGCAGAAGGCTGCCCCGCCACCATCCTGGTGCGTCACCTGTATGGCCTTTTCGCAGGCATGCCCGGCGCCCGCAAGTACCGCCAGATGCTCAGCGAAGGCGCACCCCGCGCCCGCGAATACGGCGGCCCCGCAGAACTGATCCGCAAGGCTATGGAATTGGTGGTGGAAGAATAA
- a CDS encoding Rpn family recombination-promoting nuclease/putative transposase — translation MATFEEKVERQVEIIKQHAFLDPTRDKVFKEIFSKDVTLIHFLNAMLHQPEERKIVSIERKKPASTLTSAIDVEEVRFDVHAKLNNEEYVDLEMQRASHEDFTDRVELYADQLSIESKIHFDSQRTETEKEDHPYLMPTTYSVWICNFPVSFCKSYREELGLFRFSSIGDPGALPVYDKKRYIVIDLSKVDAKVLNLNTAETEWLELFTKMASAKDAPKTKDPVIADVYSRLAVNALEKNFITEIATGMVTEAEISTRIGTARREGREEGHKEGCEETKFSDAEALLRDNDPVERVSRVLKLPLEKVQELADKIAAEKA, via the coding sequence ATGGCAACTTTTGAAGAAAAAGTCGAAAGACAAGTCGAGATCATTAAACAGCATGCGTTCCTGGACCCGACCCGGGACAAGGTCTTCAAGGAAATCTTTTCGAAGGACGTTACGCTGATTCACTTTTTAAACGCAATGCTGCATCAGCCTGAGGAACGTAAGATCGTGAGTATCGAGCGCAAGAAGCCTGCGTCGACGTTGACTTCCGCAATCGATGTGGAGGAGGTCCGCTTTGACGTACACGCGAAACTCAACAATGAAGAATACGTGGATCTGGAGATGCAGCGGGCGTCTCACGAGGATTTTACGGACCGCGTGGAACTTTATGCGGACCAGCTTTCCATTGAGTCGAAGATTCACTTTGACAGCCAGCGCACCGAGACCGAGAAGGAAGACCATCCCTATCTGATGCCTACAACCTACAGCGTGTGGATTTGCAACTTCCCGGTTAGCTTTTGCAAAAGCTACCGCGAGGAACTGGGCCTCTTCCGCTTTTCTAGCATCGGTGATCCCGGCGCCTTGCCTGTATATGATAAAAAAAGGTATATTGTAATCGACTTGAGTAAGGTGGATGCGAAGGTCTTGAACCTGAACACTGCCGAGACGGAATGGCTGGAGCTTTTCACCAAGATGGCCTCTGCGAAGGATGCCCCCAAAACGAAGGATCCCGTCATAGCGGATGTTTACAGCCGTCTGGCGGTGAACGCCCTCGAGAAGAACTTTATCACGGAGATTGCAACAGGTATGGTCACAGAAGCTGAAATCAGTACACGCATCGGAACCGCCCGCCGCGAGGGCCGTGAAGAAGGACACAAAGAAGGCTGTGAAGAAACCAAATTCAGTGACGCAGAAGCGCTTCTACGAGATAATGACCCTGTGGAACGAGTCTCTCGAGTCCTCAAGTTGCCTCTTGAAAAGGTTCAGGAACTAGCGGATAAGATTGCCGCTGAAAAAGCATAA
- the argF gene encoding ornithine carbamoyltransferase produces the protein MIDRSKHFLRLADWSEERILETVAIASRLKKEVHAGQVSDRLHGQNIGMFFEKPSLRTITTFQVGMNQLGGHAVLLSPDSIGLGKRESIKDVARCLSRWVNALVVRCFKQDLVEQLAEYGSIPVVNALTDDYHPCQAIAFAQMIEENLGGMKGKTVAFIGDGNNVANSFLALCSKVGMNFTLACPKGFEQPAHVIEEAQADFKRHGCQYRVFNDPKEAVKDADILYSDVWVSMGQEGQKESKQNHFLPFRIDADLLKYAPSHVKVSHCLPAHRGDEITDEVMDNLDLNMSYEEAENRLHAHKAVLWQVMTATSELGK, from the coding sequence ATGATTGATCGCAGCAAGCACTTCCTCCGCCTCGCCGACTGGAGCGAAGAAAGAATTCTCGAAACCGTAGCCATCGCTTCCCGCCTGAAAAAGGAAGTCCATGCAGGCCAGGTCTCCGACCGTCTTCACGGCCAGAACATCGGTATGTTCTTCGAAAAGCCGTCTCTGCGAACCATCACTACTTTCCAGGTGGGCATGAACCAGCTGGGTGGCCACGCCGTGCTGCTCTCCCCGGACTCCATCGGTCTTGGCAAGCGCGAATCCATCAAGGATGTGGCCCGCTGCCTTTCCCGCTGGGTGAACGCTCTCGTTGTCCGCTGCTTCAAGCAGGACCTGGTGGAACAGCTGGCTGAATACGGTTCCATTCCCGTTGTGAACGCCCTGACCGACGACTACCACCCCTGCCAGGCTATCGCCTTCGCCCAGATGATTGAAGAAAATCTCGGCGGTATGAAGGGCAAGACTGTGGCCTTCATCGGCGACGGCAACAACGTTGCAAACTCTTTCCTCGCCCTCTGCTCCAAGGTGGGCATGAACTTTACTTTGGCTTGCCCCAAGGGTTTTGAACAGCCGGCTCACGTGATCGAAGAAGCTCAGGCCGACTTCAAGCGCCACGGCTGCCAGTACCGCGTATTTAACGACCCGAAGGAAGCTGTCAAGGACGCCGACATCCTTTATAGCGACGTGTGGGTTTCCATGGGTCAGGAAGGTCAGAAGGAATCCAAGCAGAATCACTTCCTGCCGTTCCGCATCGACGCAGACCTTTTGAAGTACGCTCCGTCTCACGTGAAGGTTTCCCACTGCCTGCCCGCTCACCGCGGCGACGAAATCACCGACGAAGTGATGGACAACCTTGACCTGAACATGAGCTACGAAGAAGCCGAAAATCGCCTCCACGCCCACAAGGCCGTGCTGTGGCAGGTCATGACCGCTACTAGCGAACTCGGCAAGTAA
- a CDS encoding type 1 glutamine amidotransferase, with protein METYIFQHVEYEGPGAILPYLEAKGHKVHLIRLYAGDKIPHEDEIEFAILMGGPMSVLDETEHPYFVREKELCRDMVQLGKPLLGICLGAQMIASAFGAAIKKNPEKEIGWFPVSFDASVEGGNKVLDLPKKLQAFHWHGETFDIPEAATSFASSEACKNQAFKLGSAIALQFHVEVTDDSMESMLKNGAEEIEACAGCKFVQNAAEIKKASAANMDKANKALVKILDFVLKK; from the coding sequence ATGGAAACTTACATTTTTCAGCATGTAGAATACGAAGGCCCGGGAGCAATCCTCCCCTACCTGGAAGCCAAGGGCCACAAGGTTCACCTGATTCGCCTTTACGCAGGCGACAAGATTCCCCACGAAGATGAAATTGAGTTCGCCATTTTGATGGGCGGCCCCATGAGTGTCCTGGACGAAACTGAACATCCCTATTTCGTACGCGAAAAGGAACTCTGCCGCGACATGGTGCAACTGGGCAAGCCTCTTCTCGGCATTTGCCTGGGAGCCCAGATGATTGCAAGCGCATTTGGCGCCGCCATCAAGAAAAATCCCGAAAAGGAGATTGGCTGGTTTCCTGTAAGTTTTGACGCTAGCGTCGAAGGCGGCAACAAGGTTTTGGACCTGCCCAAGAAACTGCAGGCTTTCCATTGGCACGGCGAAACCTTCGACATCCCCGAAGCGGCAACATCTTTCGCCAGCAGTGAAGCCTGCAAGAATCAGGCATTCAAGCTGGGCAGTGCCATCGCCTTGCAGTTCCATGTTGAAGTCACCGATGATTCCATGGAAAGCATGTTGAAGAACGGTGCCGAAGAAATTGAAGCCTGCGCAGGTTGCAAGTTTGTACAGAACGCAGCTGAAATCAAAAAGGCCAGCGCAGCAAACATGGACAAGGCAAACAAGGCCTTGGTCAAGATTCTTGATTTTGTGTTAAAGAAGTAG
- a CDS encoding PaaI family thioesterase: MSEIFKVVSKLRNSKMCMICGLDNEYGVRAPFYNMEDGSVMTLFQYREQHQSYPGRVHGGLITAMLDEMGLRAVWAKEGGNEDIWGVTMSLETKYRKPVPYNTPIIGKGVITKFSSRFFVTHASILDLDGNVLADGDINYLHLDPKVIASGAVMHEEMPYLIEDGVKEISIG; encoded by the coding sequence ATGAGCGAAATCTTCAAGGTAGTGAGCAAGCTGCGCAACAGCAAGATGTGCATGATCTGCGGTCTTGACAACGAATACGGTGTTCGAGCACCCTTCTACAACATGGAAGACGGCAGCGTCATGACATTGTTCCAGTATCGCGAGCAGCACCAGAGCTACCCCGGTCGCGTTCACGGCGGACTCATTACCGCCATGCTGGACGAAATGGGACTCCGCGCCGTGTGGGCCAAGGAAGGTGGCAACGAGGATATCTGGGGTGTTACCATGTCCCTGGAAACCAAGTACCGCAAGCCTGTTCCCTACAACACACCCATTATCGGCAAGGGCGTTATCACCAAGTTCAGTTCCCGATTCTTTGTGACCCACGCCAGCATTCTTGATTTGGATGGAAACGTCCTAGCCGATGGCGACATCAACTACCTGCACCTGGACCCTAAGGTAATTGCCAGCGGTGCCGTGATGCACGAAGAAATGCCTTACCTCATCGAAGACGGTGTAAAAGAGATTTCCATCGGGTAA
- the bioB gene encoding biotin synthase BioB produces the protein MSFVQELKSKILNEDYVTTREDAIKLLDADLDELTSAANEIREKLHGKNFDFCSIINGRSGRCSENCKYCAQSSYYHTGAPEYKLLSVEEILADAKKREAAGIPRYSIVTSGRTLTKNDVEQISETIRRIKKETKLSVCLSSGLLNREQFDQLKAAGLTRFHNNLETYRRHFPDVCTTHTYDDKIGVLQNALAAGLEICSGGIMGLGETMEDRIDMCLDLRELGVKSTPINVLNAIPGTPFENLPKVTNDEFCRIVAIYRFINPKAYLRLAGGRGVLGDDGERAFKSGANATITDDMLTTSGVKSAKDFELVRKLGFEPHGFIED, from the coding sequence ATGTCTTTCGTACAAGAATTGAAGAGCAAGATTCTTAATGAAGATTACGTTACCACCCGCGAAGACGCAATCAAGTTGCTGGACGCTGATTTGGACGAACTGACCAGTGCAGCAAACGAAATTCGCGAAAAACTCCACGGAAAGAATTTTGATTTTTGTTCCATCATCAACGGCCGCAGTGGTCGCTGCTCCGAAAACTGCAAATACTGCGCGCAGTCCAGCTACTACCACACCGGCGCTCCGGAATACAAGCTACTGAGCGTCGAGGAAATCTTGGCAGATGCCAAGAAGCGTGAAGCTGCAGGCATTCCCCGCTACTCCATCGTAACTTCTGGCCGTACCTTGACCAAGAATGATGTGGAACAGATTTCTGAAACCATTCGCCGCATCAAGAAGGAAACCAAGCTTTCCGTCTGCTTGAGTAGCGGACTTTTGAATCGAGAACAGTTTGACCAGCTAAAGGCTGCGGGTCTTACCCGTTTCCACAATAACCTGGAAACCTACCGCCGTCACTTCCCCGACGTTTGCACCACCCACACTTACGACGACAAGATCGGAGTCTTGCAGAACGCACTGGCCGCAGGTCTTGAAATTTGCAGCGGCGGCATTATGGGCCTTGGCGAAACTATGGAAGACCGCATCGACATGTGCCTCGACCTTCGCGAACTTGGCGTAAAGTCCACCCCCATCAACGTATTGAACGCCATTCCGGGAACTCCCTTCGAAAATCTGCCTAAGGTGACCAACGATGAATTCTGCCGTATCGTTGCCATCTACCGCTTTATCAATCCCAAGGCATACCTGCGTTTGGCAGGTGGCCGCGGCGTTCTGGGTGACGACGGCGAACGCGCATTCAAGAGCGGTGCAAACGCAACCATTACCGACGACATGCTGACCACCTCCGGCGTCAAGAGCGCCAAGGACTTTGAACTGGTCCGCAAGCTGGGCTTTGAACCCCACGGCTTTATTGAAGACTAA
- the bioA gene encoding adenosylmethionine--8-amino-7-oxononanoate transaminase: protein MSSKSLAENLAFDAEHLWHPYAALKNTPARFLAKSAQGTRIETADGLNLIDAVSSWWCVAHGHNCPEITEAIRKQSEKLSHVMFGGFTHEPAIELGEKLVKFLPKGLNKIFYADSGSIAVECAAKMAVQYQYALGKPERCKLVALKGGYHGDTAGAMALSDPDGMHTLFRGIMPHHYFAERPNCRADEPWNDADFASMEAVVNEHEKEIAAVICEPVFQGGNGMWLYNAGYLKRLRKLCDEKGILLIFDEIATGFYRTGPRFGMEHAWSAGSSTNAYGDCADVLPDIMTIGKALTGGHITMAACVASEMVADTITNSKISAFMHGPTYMANPLACAAGIASLNLFESRDYQARVKQIENRLRANLEPLRNLENAADVRVLGAIGCLELKAIPTSDDILRVIRETGVWLRPFCNYVYTMPPLITSDNEIDQICEAIKMIGQCEPGPVSDDEFHE, encoded by the coding sequence ATGTCCAGCAAAAGTCTCGCCGAAAATTTGGCATTTGATGCAGAACATCTGTGGCACCCTTACGCAGCGTTAAAGAATACGCCTGCACGTTTTTTGGCAAAATCTGCACAAGGCACCCGCATTGAAACCGCAGATGGATTGAATCTGATTGATGCTGTTTCCAGCTGGTGGTGCGTAGCACACGGTCACAACTGCCCAGAAATTACAGAAGCCATCCGCAAGCAAAGCGAAAAGCTGAGCCACGTGATGTTCGGCGGATTCACTCACGAACCCGCCATTGAACTGGGCGAAAAGTTGGTGAAATTCCTACCCAAGGGTTTGAACAAGATTTTCTATGCAGACTCCGGAAGCATTGCCGTGGAATGCGCAGCCAAGATGGCGGTGCAGTACCAATATGCGTTGGGAAAGCCCGAGCGCTGCAAGCTGGTCGCTTTAAAGGGCGGCTACCATGGTGACACCGCAGGTGCAATGGCCCTAAGCGACCCCGACGGAATGCACACACTGTTCCGCGGAATCATGCCCCACCACTACTTTGCGGAACGCCCCAACTGTCGCGCCGACGAACCTTGGAATGACGCAGACTTCGCCTCCATGGAAGCAGTGGTCAATGAACACGAAAAGGAAATTGCAGCTGTCATTTGCGAACCCGTCTTTCAGGGCGGCAACGGCATGTGGCTTTACAATGCCGGCTACCTAAAGAGGCTGCGCAAGCTGTGCGACGAAAAAGGCATTCTGCTGATCTTCGATGAAATCGCCACAGGCTTTTACCGCACCGGCCCCCGCTTCGGGATGGAACACGCCTGGTCCGCAGGCAGTTCCACCAACGCCTATGGAGACTGCGCCGACGTCCTGCCGGACATCATGACCATCGGCAAGGCTCTTACCGGCGGCCACATCACCATGGCGGCCTGCGTCGCATCAGAAATGGTGGCAGACACAATTACCAACAGCAAGATTTCCGCCTTCATGCACGGTCCCACCTACATGGCAAACCCGCTGGCCTGTGCCGCAGGCATCGCAAGCCTGAACCTATTTGAAAGCCGAGACTACCAAGCCCGCGTAAAGCAAATCGAAAACCGCCTCCGCGCAAACCTGGAACCTCTCCGCAATCTGGAAAACGCCGCAGACGTCCGCGTGCTGGGCGCCATCGGCTGCCTAGAACTGAAGGCTATCCCCACTAGCGACGACATTCTCCGTGTGATTCGCGAAACCGGCGTGTGGCTCCGTCCCTTCTGCAACTACGTCTATACTATGCCGCCCCTCATTACAAGCGACAATGAAATTGACCAAATTTGCGAAGCCATCAAGATGATAGGCCAGTGCGAACCAGGCCCCGTCAGCGATGACGAATTCCACGAATAA
- a CDS encoding histidine triad nucleotide-binding protein yields MSDNCLFCKIAKGEIPSKKIYEDDDVFAFYDIAPQAPVHFLVIPKKHISSLMEMQAEDCELVGKLLFHAQRIAKELGLEESGARFVFNAKEDAGQTVFHIHLHVVGGQKLGWPPFPPTK; encoded by the coding sequence ATGAGTGACAACTGCCTTTTCTGTAAAATTGCCAAGGGAGAAATCCCTTCCAAGAAAATCTACGAAGACGATGATGTCTTCGCATTCTATGACATTGCCCCCCAGGCTCCGGTTCACTTCCTGGTGATCCCGAAGAAGCACATCTCCAGCCTCATGGAAATGCAGGCCGAAGACTGCGAACTGGTCGGTAAGCTTTTGTTCCACGCCCAGCGCATTGCAAAGGAACTGGGCCTCGAAGAATCTGGTGCCCGTTTCGTTTTCAACGCCAAGGAAGACGCAGGCCAGACCGTATTCCACATCCACCTTCATGTGGTTGGCGGCCAGAAACTGGGCTGGCCTCCGTTCCCTCCCACAAAGTAG